The following is a genomic window from Hymenobacter sp. APR13.
CTGGCCCTGGAACGAGTCCACGGTGCCTACGCTCAGCATGCGGTGCTCCATGAGGCCCACCAGCTCGTCGTTTTCCTCGATGGCGTCCTTGAGGTAGTTGATCTGGGCGCGGTAAGGCGCAATCACGCCGATGGTGAGCAGGTCGGCTTCGTGGTCGGCCTGGTCGTAGGGCTCCAGCAGCTGCGCGAGGCGCTTGAGCAGCAGGTCGGCTTCCTCGGGGTTGGCCGTGGAGCGGCTTTCCTCGATGGTGATTTCCTGGAAGCCAAAGCCGGCCGTATCAAGAAACTCCACCGCCAGGTCGGGGGCGAAGCGCAGGTCGTAGTCGGGCAAATCGGCGTGGGCCACGGTGGGGGCGGCCACCAGCTTGCCGTCGTAGAACTGCTGGGAGCTGAACTCCATGATCTGCTCGTGCATGCGGTACTGCACCTGCAGCATGCGGGCCGTGTCGGGCTGGCGGCGGATGCACTTCTCGAACAGGGTTTCGCGCAGGCCGTCGCGGGCCGCCTTTTCGCTTTTCACGGTGGGCGGCAGCTGCTGATGGTCGCCGGCCAGCACCACGCGGTTGGCCTTGGTAATCGGAATCCAGCAGCCCGGCTCCAGGGCCTGGGCGGCCTCGTCGATGAACACGGTTTCGTAGGTGAGGTGGCGGATGGCGCGGTTGCCGGCCCCTACCAGCGTGCAGGTAATCACCTGCACCTGCTCCAGCAGATCCTCCGTGATGTAGCGCTCCAGCTGGTCCGACTCCTGCAGCAGCTCGTGGGCCTGCTGCTTGAGCAACCGGCGCTGCTCGCGTTCCTCCCAGCCAAAGTGCTTCTTGAACTTGCCGGCCTGCTCCCGGTACTGCTCGGCCGTCTGGCGCAGGCTGCGCAGCTCGGGGTAGCTCTTGTGCGCCATAATCTGGGCGTCCAGCGTGTGTTGCAGCAGCAGGTCAGACACGCGCGAAGGGTTGCCCATCCGGATGACGTTCACGCCGCGCTCGGCCAGTTTTTCCGTCAGCAAATCCACGGCCGTGTTGCTGGGGGCGCACACCAGCACCCGCCGCTCGCGCCGGATGGTTTCCAGGATGGCCTGCACCAGGGTGGTGGTTTTGCCGGTGCCGGGCGGGCCGTGGATGATGGCTACATCCTGGGCCGCCAGCACGTGGCGCACGGCCGACAGCTGGCTTTCGTTCAGGGGCGAGGGGTAGTAGAGCGTGGCTTCCGACTCCGGCTTGAAGCGGGCCGGTTTGGCGCCCAGCAGTACGTCGCGCAGCTCGGCCAGGCGCGAGTCGTAGGCGCCCATCACCTTGCCCAGGGCGTACTCCATCTCGCGGTAGCTCACCTCGTCGAAGGTCAGGTCCACGCCCAGCTTGCCCTCGTCCACCCAGTCGGGCAGGTCCTCCTTAGTGGTAGCGAGCAGGATTTTGTTGCGCTTGACGCTGGTCACCACGCCCGACAGCGTGGGCCGGTCGGAGCCCGAGCGGCCGGGGATGTTGCCGAACAAAGCCGCGTTTTTGCCCACCTGAAACAGGTGCAGCCCGCTGCCGCCCTGGCGCTCCAGCTCAATGACGAGCTTGCCACCGAAGCCGATGTCTTCCTTCGTGATTTTGACCGGGTACCAGGTGAGGCCCCGCTTCTGGCGCTCGGCAATGGTGGCCTGGGCGCTCTTAATTTTGAACTGTTCGAGGTCCTCCTGCTGCTCGAGCTTCATGAGGGCCTGCACCTTGCGCAGCTCCTTTTCGAGGGCGTAAGGTTCGGTATAGGTAGGTTGTTCAGCCAACAGCTTGGGTTCTATTGTAGGGTTGGTTTCTAACAACGAAACCGGGGAAAAGGTGGCCGAAGGTCGGGAGGATTTTGGGAATGGGCCGTTGGTCAGTCAGTGGTTGGCAACGTGGTTATATAGTGCATGTGTTCATCGTAGATGGTTACCTGTACTTTCGGATACATGATCAGGATGCCTGTGGCCCGACGCCGGGCTGCTTCCTCATCTTCAACTTCAAATTCGATATAAGGCTCCGCAGTTGTGCCGTTAGGATTCTGAAAGTAGGTCATGCAGTCCTGCATCAGCACAATACCGGTGGCCGCTTCGCAAATAAGCAGATAAAAGCGCCGCTTGGGTTGCTCATGCATCACACTGGCCGTCCTCATAGTGGTAGTATTCCTGGTTGGCCGATGTGAAGCGCTGGATAAAGCCCGTAGTGTACTGCTCCAGTTTGGTTGGCTGGAAAATACCTTCCTGTTGCGCCCAGTCATAGGCGCTGATTCCCAACGGATATTTAGTGAGGATGCCGCTCACCTGATACTGCTGGATAAACTCTTCAGCCTGTTTCCGGGAAGTGAATACGCCGCTAGTGAAACGGCTGCCGGCTCCGTGAAATACCCAAACCTCATTCATGTGGGAGAAGATGTAGTGTTAGTCAAAGGTAAATGGAACCCAAAGAAGCGGTAGAGATGCTTCGGCAAGCTCAGCATGATGTTCAAATATTCTCCTGTGCCGCCTTCGTAAACTGTTTCACTACCTCCGCCGCTTGCGGAAACTCCCGCAGCAGCGCGGCCCGCTCGGCCAGCTCAAAATCGGCGAAATCGAAGCCGGGGGCCACGGTGCAGCTCACCAGCGCGAAGCCGGGGCGGCGCTTTACCTGGGCCGCAAACCACACGCCCGCCGGAATAACGGCTTGAGGCAGCTCGCCGCTGGCGAAGTTGGGGCCGAGGATGAGGCGGGTAGGCTGGCCGGTCGTGAGCAGGATGATTTCCAGCGCCTGCCCCTGATGGAAAAACCACAGCTCATCGGACTTGATGCGGTGGAAATGGGACTTGTCCTCGTTTTCGAGCAGGTAGTAAATGGCCGTGCTCACGCTACGGGTGTGGCCCGCGGCGGTGGTCAGCGTGTCGGTGGCACGGTCAGGGCTTACGCATCAAATTTAGGGTGACATATTGAGGGCTGACCTTTGTCTTTTCAGACATTGTCAAGCTCTTCATGTTCAGCCAACTGCTTACTTCTTTTGCCACCCTTCCAGACCCGCGTTGCGCGGGCCGCACCCGACACCGATTGCGCGATATACTGGTCATCGCTATCTGTGCCGTGGTCGCCGGAGCCGAAACGTGGGTGGACATCGCCCACTACGGCCAGTTGAAGCAGACGTGGCTGGCTACGTTTCTGGAGTTGCCGAGCGGAATTCCTTCGCACGACACGTTTCGGCGCGTGTTCTCCCTGCTCGACCCGCAGCTGCTCGAACAGTGCTTTCGGCAGTGGATGGCCACCACCGCTCCACCCTTGCCCCGCGAGGTCGTGGCCATCGACGGGAAGACGGTACGCCGCTCCTTTGACCGGGGACGGGTCCAGGGCCCGCTGCACGTCGTCAGCGCGTTTGCCACCGCGCAAGGTCTGAGCCTGGGGCAAGTAGGCGTGCTAGGTAAAGGGCAGGAGTTAGCTGCTATACCAATGTTAATCAGTGGCCTGCAGCTTGCCAATACGATTGTTACGGTCGATGCGTTGGGTTGCCAGCGCGCCATTGCCCGGCAACTACTCGCTCAGCAGGCGGATTATATCTTTGCCCTGAAAGGCAACCAAGGACGCTATTACCGGGCCGTCAAAACCTATTGTCAGCGGAGTTGCGTCGAGCGTTGGGCAGAGTACCCCGCTGACTACGATGCCTTTGACCGCCGCCACGGCCGCTGGGTACGCCGCCGGGCCTGGGTGCTGCCGCTGGGCGAGGAATTGGCCGGATTGCGCACCTGGCCCGGCTTGCGGGCCATCATCGCGGTCGAAACTATTCGGCAGGTGCAGCACCAGCCAGGCACGCACGTCGAGTGGCGCTACTACCTAAGCAGTTGCCCCGATGCCCCCGCCGTGCTCATCCAAGCGATCCGCCGCCACTGGGCCATCGAAAACAGCCTGCATTGGGTGCTGGATGTCGTCTTCCGGGAGGATGAGGCCCGCAGTCGCGACCGGGTAGCGACCCGCAACTTTGCTGTTTTGCGCAAGCTGGCTTTTAACCTCTTGCAGCAGGGAAAACATCAGCCTGGGAGCCTGCGGGCCCGACGACGGAACGCGGGCTGGAACGATAACTACATGACTCAGCTCCTAACCCGCGCCCGCCAAAACGACTATGCGACTGCTCCTTAAATTTGATGCGTAAGCCCTGGTGGCACGGTAGGTTTCGCGGTAATAGCCGCCCTCGGGGTGGGGCAGTAGTTGCAGGTGCCGGATAATGTCGGGGGCCGTCATAGAGGCAGGAAAAGAATGGGGCTAAAAGTCGATAGAAACTCGTTGAACGTCATGCTGAGCTTGCCGAAGCATCTCTACCGCTTCGCCTGCACTCACACAACGAAGCGGTAGAGATGCTTCGGCAAGCTCAGCATGACGTTCAACGAGTTTAGCCTTCCTTGAACTCCCCGATGTGCCAGAGCACGCCAGCGGGGTCGTGCACGAAGCACTCCTTACCCCAAGCTTCTTCCCGGATGGGCAGCACCTTCACGCCGGCAAACTGCCCGGGCAGGTCCAGGGTCGTGAGCTGCTGCCAGTACTGCTCCACATCTTCGACCTCCAGAAACAGCATGGTGTTATCCACCCAGTCAGGTACATAAGCGTCCTGCAGGTAAAAGCTAACACCTCCCAGCGAAAACAGGGACATGGCCGGCGACAGAACGGTTTCGGTGAAGCCGAAGGTGCGGTAGAAGTGGCGCGAAACGTTGTACTCCTTGGCTCCGATGAAGGGCCGGAGGGAGCGGATGGAGGGAGTCGGCATTAGATGAGGCGGGCGTTGGATGATACTGTTCAGAAATACCAGGCAGGGAAAGATAGGGGGGCAGAGCGAAACAATTAGCCGGCGCCACGCGTGCTTTTGGCAGGTTCCTTCGTACTTGCCACTCTAGTCCAACACTTCCCTTTCCTATGCCCTACCAACCCAGCCCCGGCCGCTACGCCACTATGCCCTACCGCCGCTGCGGCCGCAGCGGCCTGAAACTGCCGGCCGTCTCGCTCGGCCTCTGGCACAACTTCGGCGACGTGGACGTGCTCCAGAACTTCCGCGCCATCCTGCACCGGGCCTTCGACTCGGGGGTCACGCATTTCGATCTGGCCAACAACTACGGCCCGCCGCCCGGCTCGGCCGAAACCAATTTTGGCCGCATTCTGAAAGAGGACTTCCGGGGCTACCGCGA
Proteins encoded in this region:
- a CDS encoding AAA domain-containing protein — translated: MAEQPTYTEPYALEKELRKVQALMKLEQQEDLEQFKIKSAQATIAERQKRGLTWYPVKITKEDIGFGGKLVIELERQGGSGLHLFQVGKNAALFGNIPGRSGSDRPTLSGVVTSVKRNKILLATTKEDLPDWVDEGKLGVDLTFDEVSYREMEYALGKVMGAYDSRLAELRDVLLGAKPARFKPESEATLYYPSPLNESQLSAVRHVLAAQDVAIIHGPPGTGKTTTLVQAILETIRRERRVLVCAPSNTAVDLLTEKLAERGVNVIRMGNPSRVSDLLLQHTLDAQIMAHKSYPELRSLRQTAEQYREQAGKFKKHFGWEEREQRRLLKQQAHELLQESDQLERYITEDLLEQVQVITCTLVGAGNRAIRHLTYETVFIDEAAQALEPGCWIPITKANRVVLAGDHQQLPPTVKSEKAARDGLRETLFEKCIRRQPDTARMLQVQYRMHEQIMEFSSQQFYDGKLVAAPTVAHADLPDYDLRFAPDLAVEFLDTAGFGFQEITIEESRSTANPEEADLLLKRLAQLLEPYDQADHEADLLTIGVIAPYRAQINYLKDAIEENDELVGLMEHRMLSVGTVDSFQGQERDIIAISLTRSNPQGEIGFLSDIRRMNVGMTRARRKLLLVGDSSTLGAHPFYKAFLDYVESIGAYRTAWEMQ
- a CDS encoding ISAs1 family transposase, with the translated sequence MFSQLLTSFATLPDPRCAGRTRHRLRDILVIAICAVVAGAETWVDIAHYGQLKQTWLATFLELPSGIPSHDTFRRVFSLLDPQLLEQCFRQWMATTAPPLPREVVAIDGKTVRRSFDRGRVQGPLHVVSAFATAQGLSLGQVGVLGKGQELAAIPMLISGLQLANTIVTVDALGCQRAIARQLLAQQADYIFALKGNQGRYYRAVKTYCQRSCVERWAEYPADYDAFDRRHGRWVRRRAWVLPLGEELAGLRTWPGLRAIIAVETIRQVQHQPGTHVEWRYYLSSCPDAPAVLIQAIRRHWAIENSLHWVLDVVFREDEARSRDRVATRNFAVLRKLAFNLLQQGKHQPGSLRARRRNAGWNDNYMTQLLTRARQNDYATAP
- a CDS encoding cupin domain-containing protein, which gives rise to MTAPDIIRHLQLLPHPEGGYYRETYRATRAYASNLRSSRIVVLAGAG
- a CDS encoding glyoxalase yields the protein MPTPSIRSLRPFIGAKEYNVSRHFYRTFGFTETVLSPAMSLFSLGGVSFYLQDAYVPDWVDNTMLFLEVEDVEQYWQQLTTLDLPGQFAGVKVLPIREEAWGKECFVHDPAGVLWHIGEFKEG